Proteins from one Mixophyes fleayi isolate aMixFle1 chromosome 9, aMixFle1.hap1, whole genome shotgun sequence genomic window:
- the LOC142101467 gene encoding carbohydrate sulfotransferase 4-like produces the protein MSPRRKLVFLLLFMSLMLLYLSQFLSNKSPSYSFSPSAPLKRNSVHVLVVSSWRSGSSFLGQIFNHHSDVFYLFEPGHPTWMKFQGESAELLHYPVRDVLRSLFTCDVSPLRQYLPNGGKHIGDFRFFAESRALCTLPACPFFIPSEGYDRSNCFQRCRNTPLDKMAEICGTYSHVVMKTVRILDLSVLLPLFRDTALDLRILHLVRDPRAVALSRRYFPLNIEDQIVLKSEGNNKKNNITISRVMGKICKSQVAINKVARTTQALHGRYMAIRHEDLTSNPIQSLKQIYNFAGLRLTKNLKQWIYNVTHEEIQGKRGFMTFSKVSSNVIQRWRTALNFNSVKEIQQGCKEAMDLFGYLPTRSINEQKNMAVKVIKDEWYQKDNQPSVRV, from the coding sequence ATGTCTCCACGGCGGAAGTTAGTTTTCTTGTTACTCTTCATGTCTTTAATGCTTCTCTATCTCTCTCAATTTCTCTCCAACAAATCTCCCTCATACTCCTTCTCCCCTTCTGCCCCTTTAAAACGAAACTCTGTCCATGTCCTTGTTGTCTCTTCTTGGAGATCTGGCTCTTCTTTCCTTGGGCAGATCTTTAACCACCACAGTGACGTCTTTTACCTCTTTGAGCCTGGACATCCCACCTGGATGAAGTTTCAAGGAGAGAGTGCAGAGCTGCTACATTACCCTGTGAGAGATGTCCTACGCTCTCTCTTCACCTGTGATGTGTCACCCCTTCGGCAGTATCTTCCCAACGGTGGAAAGCACATTGGTGATTTCCGTTTCTTTGCAGAAAGTCGAGCACTCTGTACCCTTCCAGCTTGCCCATTCTTTATCCCTTCTGAAGGCTATGATCGCAGCAACTGTTTCCAACGTTGTAGAAACACTCCGCTTGATAAAATGGCAGAGATTTGTGGAACATACAGTCATGTGGTCATGAAAACTGTTAGAATCCTGGATCTTTCTGTCCTTCTTCCCCTTTTTCGAGACACTGCCCTTGATCTGCGGATTCTTCATCTCGTGAGGGACCCTCGAGCTGTtgctttatcaaggagatattttcCTCTCAATATTGAGGATCAGATTGTTCTTAAGAGTGAaggaaataataagaaaaataatatcaCAATAAGTAGGGTTATGGGAAAGATTTGCAAATCCCAGGTGGCCATTAATAAAGTGGCCAGAACAACTCAGGCCTTGCATGGACGTTATATGGCTATACGTCACGAGGACTTGACGAGCAACCCGATCCAAAGTCTAAAACAAATTTACAACTTTGCTGGGCTTCGTTTAACTAAGAATCTGAAACAATGGATTTACAATGTTACCCATGAGGAGATTCAAGGTAAACGTGGTTTCATGACATTCTCAAAAGTGTCTTCAAATGTTATCCAAAGGTGGAGAACTGCTCTGAATTTCAACTCAGTTAAGGAGATTCAGCAGGGCTGCAAAGAGGCCATGGATTTGTTCGGTTATTTGCCAACGAGATCCATTAATGAACAGAAAAATATGGCTGTTAAGGTGATAAAGGATGAATGGTACCAAAAAGACAATCAACCAAGCGTTCGGGTATGA